From Mytilus edulis chromosome 9, xbMytEdul2.2, whole genome shotgun sequence, the proteins below share one genomic window:
- the LOC139489071 gene encoding cyclic AMP-dependent transcription factor ATF-3-like, which produces MKVPTDIEKAKTKNEEEERMVNAIQQCFEDESCLPLIKEEIKLKIQCKRVESGKEELKVEQRRRVQYLLTEEEVFKRNRRKEQNRRSAVRTRARQKTRIAELEKDVNSLEDDQCSLEQTIDSLKTELKTLDNMLKIHKCSQVKLLSSCGSSIQLLPTGNNLAILGGM; this is translated from the exons ATGAAAGTTCCAACAGACATTGAAAAAGCAAAAACTAAGAATGAAGAAGAGGAGAGAATGGTTAACGCTATTCAACAATGTTTCGAAGACgagagttgtctccctttgataAAGgaagaaatcaaattaaaaattcagTGTAAGAGGGTTGAATCTGGAAAGGAAGAATTAAAAGTGGAACAACGTCGACGTGTTCAATATTTA ttAACAGAAGAAGAAGTATTCAAACGTAACAGACGGAAAGAACAGAACAGAAGATCAGCTGTCCGTACACGGGCAAGACAGAAAACCCGAATAGCAGAACtagaaaaa GATGTTAATTCATTGGAGGATGATCAATGTAGCTTAGAACAAACAATAGACTCTTTGAAAACAGAGTTAAAAACTTTGGACAACATGTTAAAAATTCACAAGTGTTCGCAAGTAAAACTACTTTCTAGTTGTGGTTCCTCGATACAACTTCTTCCGACTGGAAATAATTTAGCGATACTTGGTGGGATGTAG